Proteins encoded in a region of the Pseudomonas putida genome:
- a CDS encoding hemin ABC transporter substrate-binding protein, which yields MMRRPAALLALCASLVLSTQALAAELPQRWVSAGGALSEWIAALGGEARLVGVDTTSQHPASLKSLPSVGYQRQLSAEGILSLRPDVLVGTEEMGPPPVLAQIRKAGVRVELFSSKAELAAVDENLKHLGQLLGAEQQAATLATDYRQQLDALHAKVKQAQAGQQAPGVVLLVGHAGAKPLIAGQGTAGDWLLGQAGGRNLAEHQGYKNFSNEALAALDPDVIVFSDRALADEQALQALLKENPALAASRAVREKRLVSLDPTLLVGGLGPRLPATLQSLAATFYPAAQASFAQ from the coding sequence ATGATGCGCCGTCCCGCCGCTTTGCTCGCCTTATGCGCAAGCCTTGTGCTTTCTACCCAGGCCTTGGCGGCCGAACTGCCGCAACGCTGGGTCAGCGCGGGTGGCGCCCTGAGCGAGTGGATAGCCGCGCTGGGCGGTGAAGCCCGCCTGGTCGGAGTGGACACGACCAGCCAGCACCCGGCTTCGTTGAAATCGCTGCCTAGCGTGGGTTACCAGCGTCAGTTGTCGGCCGAAGGCATTCTCAGCCTGCGCCCGGATGTGCTGGTGGGCACCGAGGAAATGGGGCCGCCACCGGTACTGGCGCAAATCCGCAAGGCGGGCGTGCGGGTCGAGTTGTTCTCCAGCAAGGCCGAGCTGGCGGCGGTGGACGAAAACCTCAAGCATCTGGGGCAGTTGCTCGGCGCAGAGCAGCAGGCTGCGACGCTGGCGACGGACTACCGCCAGCAGCTTGATGCGTTGCACGCCAAGGTCAAGCAGGCCCAGGCCGGGCAACAGGCGCCTGGGGTGGTGTTGCTGGTCGGCCATGCCGGCGCCAAGCCGCTGATTGCCGGGCAGGGCACGGCGGGTGACTGGCTGTTGGGCCAGGCTGGCGGGCGCAACCTTGCAGAGCACCAGGGCTACAAGAACTTCTCCAACGAAGCACTGGCGGCGCTGGACCCGGATGTGATCGTGTTTTCCGACCGGGCGCTGGCCGATGAGCAGGCCTTGCAGGCGCTGTTGAAAGAAAACCCCGCACTGGCCGCTTCGCGGGCGGTGCGGGAGAAACGCCTGGTGTCACTGGACCCGACGCTGCTGGTCGGCGGGCTCGGGCCTCGCCTGCCAGCGACCTTGCAGTCGCTGGCAGCCACTTTCTACCCGGCAGCCCAGGCTAGCTTTGCGCAATGA
- a CDS encoding Rieske (2Fe-2S) protein, whose translation MHFLCNSHGLAEGQSRAFSVDGLELFGVRRQGQVYLYRNRCPHRGIPLNWAEDAFLDDGASLIHCAHHGALFLIESGECVAGPCEGDQLQALGCLEDSQGIWFKG comes from the coding sequence ATGCATTTCCTTTGTAACTCCCACGGCCTGGCCGAAGGCCAAAGCCGCGCCTTCAGCGTAGACGGGCTCGAACTGTTCGGCGTGCGCCGCCAGGGCCAGGTTTACCTGTACCGCAACCGCTGTCCACACCGGGGCATCCCGCTGAACTGGGCAGAAGACGCGTTTCTGGACGACGGCGCCAGCCTCATCCACTGCGCCCATCATGGCGCGCTGTTCCTGATAGAAAGCGGAGAATGCGTGGCCGGCCCCTGTGAGGGTGATCAACTGCAGGCCCTGGGCTGCCTCGAAGACAGCCAGGGCATCTGGTTCAAGGGTTAA
- the sfsA gene encoding DNA/RNA nuclease SfsA, translated as MRFFPPLEQGRLLRRYKRFLADIELTSGEQMTIHCPNTGSMLDCMREGGLVWFSRSNDPKRKLPGTWEISETPQGRLACVNTGRANALVEEALRAGTIAELAGFTALKREVAYGEEGSRIDFRLEFDGAPVYVEVKSVTLGYPDTAVAAFPDAVTQRGAKHLRELAKLARQGVRAVQLYCVNLTDVEAVRPAEEIDAAYAQALRAAVADGVEVLAYGTRLDAEGIVIDRRLPVLLNP; from the coding sequence ATGCGTTTCTTTCCCCCTCTTGAACAGGGCCGCCTGCTGCGCCGCTACAAGCGCTTTCTGGCCGATATCGAACTGACCAGCGGCGAGCAGATGACCATCCACTGCCCGAACACCGGTTCCATGCTGGACTGCATGCGTGAAGGCGGGCTGGTGTGGTTCAGCCGCTCCAACGACCCCAAGCGCAAGCTTCCGGGCACCTGGGAGATCAGCGAAACCCCACAAGGGCGGCTGGCTTGTGTGAATACTGGGCGGGCCAATGCGCTGGTCGAAGAGGCGCTGCGGGCCGGCACCATCGCCGAGTTGGCCGGCTTTACCGCGCTCAAGCGTGAAGTGGCCTATGGCGAGGAAGGCAGCCGCATCGACTTTCGTTTGGAGTTCGACGGGGCCCCGGTTTATGTCGAGGTCAAGAGCGTGACCCTGGGCTACCCCGACACCGCAGTCGCAGCCTTTCCCGATGCGGTGACGCAGCGCGGTGCCAAGCATTTGCGCGAGCTGGCGAAGTTGGCGCGGCAGGGGGTGCGGGCGGTGCAGCTGTATTGTGTGAACCTGACCGATGTAGAAGCGGTGCGCCCGGCCGAGGAAATCGATGCGGCGTATGCCCAGGCGCTGCGTGCCGCAGTGGCGGATGGGGTGGAGGTGCTGGCCTACGGCACCCGGTTGGATGCCGAAGGCATCGTCATCGACCGCCGCTTGCCAGTGCTGCTTAACCCTTGA
- a CDS encoding pyridoxal phosphate-dependent aminotransferase gives MAHPYSARSRAIEPFHVMALLARANELQAAGHDVIHLEIGEPDFTTAAPIVAAGQAALAAGHTRYTAARGLPALREAIAGFYGQRYGLSIDPERILITPGGSGALLLASSLLVDPGKHWLLADPGYPCNRHFLRLVEGGAQLVPVGPEVNYQLTADLVERYWDKDSVGALVASPANPTGTVLGREALASLAKATHERHGHLVVDEIYHGLTYGMDAPSVLEVDDSAFVLNSFSKYFGMTGWRLGWLVAPPGAVADLEKLAQNLYISAPSMAQHAALACFQPETLAIFEERRAEFARRRDYLLPALRELGFRIAVEPQGAFYLYADISAFGGDAFAFCRHFLETEHLAFTPGLDFGRHLAGHHVRFAYTQSLPRLEEAVQRIARGLRSWQG, from the coding sequence ATGGCCCACCCCTACAGTGCGCGCAGCCGCGCCATCGAACCCTTCCACGTCATGGCGCTGCTGGCCCGGGCCAACGAGCTGCAGGCGGCCGGGCACGACGTGATCCACCTGGAAATTGGCGAGCCGGACTTCACCACCGCCGCGCCCATCGTCGCCGCCGGCCAGGCCGCACTGGCCGCCGGGCACACCCGTTACACCGCCGCACGCGGCCTGCCGGCACTGCGCGAAGCGATTGCCGGCTTTTATGGCCAGCGCTATGGCCTGAGTATCGATCCGGAGCGCATTCTCATTACCCCAGGTGGCTCTGGCGCGCTGCTTCTGGCCAGCAGCCTGTTGGTCGACCCGGGCAAGCACTGGCTGCTGGCCGACCCGGGTTACCCGTGCAATCGCCACTTCCTGCGCCTGGTAGAGGGTGGGGCGCAGCTGGTGCCGGTGGGCCCGGAGGTGAATTACCAGCTGACCGCTGACCTGGTCGAGCGTTACTGGGACAAGGACTCGGTCGGTGCGCTGGTCGCTTCACCGGCTAACCCGACCGGTACGGTGCTGGGGCGCGAGGCGCTGGCCAGCCTTGCCAAAGCCACCCACGAGCGGCATGGTCACCTGGTGGTGGACGAGATCTACCATGGCCTCACCTATGGCATGGACGCACCTAGCGTGTTGGAAGTGGACGACTCGGCGTTCGTCCTGAATAGTTTTTCCAAGTATTTCGGCATGACCGGTTGGCGCCTTGGCTGGCTGGTGGCCCCACCCGGCGCGGTGGCTGACCTGGAGAAGCTGGCACAAAACCTGTACATCAGTGCACCGAGCATGGCCCAGCATGCCGCGTTGGCGTGCTTCCAGCCCGAAACCCTGGCCATTTTCGAAGAGCGCCGCGCCGAGTTCGCCCGCCGTCGCGACTATTTGCTGCCCGCCCTGCGCGAACTGGGCTTCCGCATTGCCGTCGAGCCGCAGGGCGCGTTCTACCTGTATGCCGACATCAGCGCATTTGGCGGTGACGCGTTCGCCTTTTGCCGACACTTCCTGGAGACCGAGCACCTGGCCTTCACGCCGGGCCTGGACTTCGGCCGCCACCTGGCCGGGCACCATGTGCGCTTTGCCTACACCCAGAGCCTGCCGCGCCTGGAAGAGGCGGTGCAGCGTATTGCCCGTGGCCTGCGGAGCTGGCAAGGCTGA
- the dksA gene encoding RNA polymerase-binding protein DksA — protein MSTVEKQKAQTMYGVEPYVETKGEEYMGEPMKKHFTKLLGAWKQELMTSVDRTVDHMKDEAANFPDPADRASQEEEFALELRNRDRERKLIKKIDKTLDKIKADEYGWCESCGIEIGLRRLEARPTADLCFDCKEIAEKKEKTVGKG, from the coding sequence ATGTCCACCGTAGAAAAGCAAAAAGCCCAGACCATGTACGGTGTCGAGCCCTACGTAGAAACCAAGGGTGAAGAGTACATGGGCGAGCCCATGAAAAAGCACTTCACCAAGCTTCTTGGCGCGTGGAAGCAAGAGCTGATGACCAGTGTGGACCGCACTGTGGACCACATGAAGGACGAAGCAGCCAACTTCCCCGACCCGGCCGACCGCGCCAGCCAGGAAGAAGAATTCGCCCTGGAGCTGCGTAATCGCGATCGCGAACGCAAGCTGATCAAGAAAATCGACAAGACCCTCGACAAGATCAAGGCCGATGAATACGGCTGGTGCGAATCGTGCGGTATCGAAATCGGCCTGCGCCGTCTGGAAGCCCGTCCTACCGCAGACCTGTGCTTCGACTGCAAGGAAATCGCCGAGAAAAAGGAAAAAACGGTCGGCAAAGGCTGA
- the gluQRS gene encoding tRNA glutamyl-Q(34) synthetase GluQRS, with translation MTNSSYIGRFAPTPSGFLHFGSLVAALASWLDARAVNGRWLLRMEDTDPPREMPGARDAILQTLERYGLEWDGEVVFQSQRHDAYAAVVDRLFNMGLAYACTCSRKQLEGYNGIYPGLCRNAGHAREGAAIRLRVPELIYRFTDRVQGEYQQHLGREVGDFVIQRRDGLYAYQLAVVLDDAWQGVTDIVRGADLLDNTPRQLYLQELLGFSQPRYLHIPLIVQPDGHKLGKSYRSPPLQVEHATPLLLRALRALGQDTDPELLVATPAEVLAVARKQWRPEAIAQKTTVPEADLR, from the coding sequence ATGACCAACTCCAGCTACATCGGGCGCTTCGCCCCCACCCCCAGCGGCTTCCTGCATTTTGGCTCGCTGGTCGCCGCCCTCGCCTCCTGGCTCGATGCCCGCGCCGTCAATGGCCGCTGGCTGCTGCGCATGGAAGACACCGACCCACCCCGGGAAATGCCTGGCGCCCGTGATGCCATCCTGCAGACCCTGGAGCGTTATGGCCTGGAGTGGGATGGCGAAGTGGTGTTCCAGAGCCAGCGACACGATGCCTATGCCGCCGTGGTAGACCGCCTGTTCAACATGGGCCTGGCCTATGCCTGCACCTGCTCGCGCAAGCAGCTTGAAGGCTACAACGGCATCTACCCCGGCTTGTGCCGCAATGCCGGGCATGCCCGTGAAGGCGCGGCAATCCGCTTACGGGTGCCAGAACTGATCTACCGCTTCACCGATCGGGTGCAGGGTGAGTACCAGCAGCACCTGGGCCGTGAGGTGGGCGATTTCGTCATCCAGCGCCGTGACGGGCTGTATGCGTACCAACTGGCGGTGGTGCTGGACGATGCCTGGCAGGGTGTTACCGACATCGTGCGCGGCGCCGACCTGCTCGACAACACCCCGCGCCAGCTGTACCTGCAAGAGCTGCTGGGCTTCTCGCAGCCGCGTTACCTGCACATTCCGCTGATCGTGCAGCCTGACGGGCACAAGCTGGGCAAGTCCTACCGTTCGCCTCCGCTGCAGGTGGAGCATGCAACGCCGTTGTTGCTGCGAGCCTTGCGGGCGCTGGGGCAGGACACCGACCCGGAGCTGCTGGTGGCAACGCCGGCTGAGGTACTGGCGGTAGCCCGTAAACAGTGGCGGCCAGAGGCGATTGCGCAGAAAACTACAGTGCCAGAGGCTGATTTGCGCTGA
- a CDS encoding ATP-binding protein encodes MPMSFSLTQMILISAGYLMVLFGVAWISERGLIPRSIIRHPLTYTLSLGVYASAWAFYGSVGLAYQYGYGFLACYLGVSGAFLLAPVLLYPILKITRTYQLSSLADLLAFRFRSTWAGALTTIIMLIGVLPLLALQIQAVADSISILTGEPVKARVAFAFCTLIILFTIFFGSRHIATREKHEGLVFAIAFESVIKLLALGGIGLYALYGVFGGPHELEVWLLQNQTALAALHTPLQEGPWRTLLLVFFASAIVMPHMYHMAFTENLNPRSLVSASWGLPLFLLLMSLAVPLVLWAGLRLGASTNPEYFTLGLGIAANNQALALLAYIGGLSAASGLIIVTTLALSGMALNHLVLPLYQPPAEGNIYRWLKWTRRALIVAIITAGFMFYLTQNNHQSLANLGIVAFVATLQFLPGVLSVLYWPTANRRGFIAGLLAGTLVWMVTMLLPLLGNLQGFYIPLLDMIYVLDDTSWHMAAIASLAANVLLFTLISLFTNASNEEVSAAEACAVDNVRRPQRRELHAASPQEFATQLAKPLGAKAAQKEVEQALRDLYLPFDERRPYALRRLRDRIEANLSGLMGPSVAQDMVETFLPYKSGNENYVTEDIHFIESRLEDYHSRLTGLAAELDALRRYHRQTLQELPMGVCSLAKDQEILMWNKAMEELTGIAAKHVVGSRLLTIDEPWRGLLQGFIDVPDEHLHKQRLALDGQPRWLNLHKAAIDEPLAPGNSGLVLLVEDLTETQALEDKLVHSERLASIGRLAAGVAHEIGNPITGIACLAQNLREEREGDGEIIELSSQILDQTKRVSRIVQSLMSFAHAGGSHQNSEEPVCLAEVAQDAIGLLALNRRNFEVQFFNLCDPDHWAEGDPQRLAQVLINLLSNARDASPAGSAVRVRSETSEHTVDLIVEDEGSGIPKNIQDRLFEPFFTTKDPGEGTGLGLALVYSIVEEHYGQITIDSPADIERQRGTRIRVTLPRHVVATSPEIRDRREN; translated from the coding sequence ATGCCGATGAGCTTTAGCCTGACCCAGATGATCCTGATCAGCGCCGGGTACCTCATGGTGCTGTTCGGCGTGGCCTGGATCAGCGAGCGCGGGTTGATCCCGCGTTCGATCATTCGCCACCCGCTTACCTACACCCTGTCGCTGGGCGTGTACGCCAGTGCCTGGGCCTTTTATGGCTCGGTGGGCCTGGCCTACCAGTATGGCTACGGCTTCCTCGCCTGTTACCTGGGGGTGTCCGGCGCCTTCCTGCTGGCACCGGTGCTGCTCTACCCGATCCTCAAGATCACCCGCACCTACCAGCTGTCATCGCTGGCCGACCTGCTGGCGTTCCGCTTCCGCAGCACCTGGGCCGGGGCATTGACCACCATCATCATGCTCATCGGTGTGCTGCCGTTGCTGGCTCTGCAGATCCAGGCGGTGGCCGATTCGATCAGCATCCTTACCGGTGAGCCGGTCAAGGCCCGGGTAGCGTTTGCCTTCTGTACGCTGATCATCCTGTTCACCATTTTCTTCGGCTCGCGGCACATTGCCACGCGTGAGAAACATGAAGGGCTGGTTTTCGCCATCGCCTTCGAGTCGGTGATCAAGCTGCTGGCCCTGGGCGGTATCGGCCTGTACGCCTTGTATGGCGTATTCGGCGGCCCGCATGAGCTGGAAGTCTGGCTGCTACAGAACCAGACCGCCCTTGCCGCCCTGCACACCCCGCTGCAGGAAGGCCCATGGCGCACCCTGCTGCTGGTGTTCTTCGCCTCGGCCATCGTCATGCCGCACATGTACCACATGGCCTTCACCGAAAACCTCAACCCGCGCTCGCTGGTCAGCGCCAGCTGGGGACTGCCGCTGTTCCTGCTGCTGATGAGCCTGGCCGTACCGCTGGTGCTGTGGGCCGGCCTGCGCCTGGGCGCAAGCACCAACCCCGAGTACTTCACCCTGGGCCTGGGGATTGCCGCCAACAACCAGGCATTGGCACTGCTGGCCTACATTGGCGGCCTGTCGGCGGCCAGCGGCCTGATCATCGTCACCACCCTGGCGCTGTCGGGCATGGCCCTGAACCACCTGGTGCTGCCGCTGTACCAACCCCCGGCCGAGGGCAACATCTACCGCTGGCTGAAGTGGACCCGACGGGCACTGATCGTCGCCATCATCACCGCCGGCTTCATGTTCTACCTGACCCAGAACAACCACCAGAGCCTGGCCAACCTGGGCATCGTCGCCTTCGTCGCCACCTTGCAGTTTTTGCCTGGCGTGCTGTCGGTACTGTACTGGCCGACCGCCAACCGCCGCGGCTTCATCGCCGGGCTGCTGGCCGGCACCTTGGTGTGGATGGTGACCATGCTGCTGCCGCTGCTGGGCAACCTGCAGGGTTTCTACATTCCGTTGCTGGACATGATCTATGTGCTGGACGACACCAGCTGGCACATGGCGGCAATCGCCTCGCTGGCGGCAAACGTGCTGTTGTTCACCCTGATCTCGCTATTCACCAACGCCAGCAACGAAGAGGTCAGTGCGGCCGAAGCCTGCGCGGTGGACAACGTGCGCCGCCCGCAACGCCGCGAGCTGCACGCCGCCTCGCCCCAGGAGTTCGCCACTCAGCTGGCCAAACCGCTGGGGGCCAAGGCCGCACAAAAGGAAGTGGAGCAAGCCCTGCGCGACCTCTACCTGCCGTTCGACGAGCGCCGCCCCTATGCCCTGCGCCGCCTGCGCGACCGCATCGAGGCCAACCTGTCCGGCCTGATGGGGCCGAGCGTGGCCCAGGACATGGTCGAGACGTTCCTGCCGTACAAGTCCGGTAACGAAAACTACGTGACCGAAGACATCCACTTCATCGAAAGCCGCCTGGAAGACTACCACTCGCGTCTGACCGGCCTGGCCGCCGAGCTCGATGCCCTGCGCCGCTACCACCGCCAAACCCTGCAGGAGCTGCCCATGGGCGTCTGCTCGCTGGCCAAGGACCAGGAAATCCTGATGTGGAACAAGGCCATGGAAGAGCTTACCGGCATTGCCGCCAAGCATGTGGTCGGTTCGCGCCTGCTCACCATAGACGAGCCTTGGCGCGGCCTGCTGCAAGGGTTCATCGACGTGCCCGACGAGCACCTGCACAAGCAGCGCCTGGCGCTGGACGGCCAGCCGCGCTGGCTGAACCTGCACAAGGCGGCCATCGACGAGCCGTTGGCCCCCGGTAACAGTGGCCTGGTGCTGCTGGTGGAAGACCTGACCGAGACCCAGGCACTGGAGGACAAGCTGGTGCACTCCGAGCGCCTGGCCAGTATCGGCCGCCTGGCCGCCGGCGTGGCCCACGAAATCGGCAACCCGATCACTGGCATCGCTTGCCTGGCGCAGAACCTGCGTGAAGAACGCGAAGGCGATGGCGAAATCATCGAGCTGTCCAGCCAGATCCTCGACCAGACCAAGCGCGTGTCGCGCATCGTCCAGTCGTTGATGAGCTTCGCCCATGCCGGTGGCAGCCACCAGAACAGCGAGGAACCCGTGTGCCTGGCCGAAGTGGCACAGGATGCCATCGGTCTGCTGGCGTTGAACCGGCGCAATTTCGAAGTACAGTTCTTCAACCTCTGCGACCCAGACCACTGGGCCGAAGGGGACCCGCAGCGCCTGGCCCAGGTGCTGATCAACCTGCTCTCCAACGCCCGCGACGCCTCGCCCGCCGGCAGTGCCGTGCGCGTGCGTAGCGAGACCAGTGAGCACACCGTCGACCTGATCGTCGAAGACGAGGGCAGCGGGATTCCGAAGAACATCCAGGACCGCCTGTTCGAACCCTTCTTCACCACCAAGGACCCGGGCGAAGGAACCGGACTGGGGCTCGCTCTGGTCTATTCCATCGTGGAAGAGCATTATGGGCAAATCACCATCGACAGCCCGGCCGATATCGAACGGCAACGTGGCACCCGGATCCGCGTGACCCTGCCCCGGCATGTCGTAGCGACGTCCCCTGAAATTCGAGACCGTCGAGAGAATTGA
- a CDS encoding polynucleotide adenylyltransferase PcnB, giving the protein MLKKLFQSFRPPVPGPHHRRTTPEVINKSQHSLQRHQFSRHAVNIVERLQSAGYQAYLVGGCVRDLMLGITPKDFDVATSATPEQVRAEFRNARIIGRRFKLVHVHFGREIIEVATFRAHHSEDDQGDAHRSSHNASGRILRDNVYGTLEEDAQRRDFTINALYYDPVSERILDYANGVHDVRNRLLRLIGDPTHRYQEDPVRMLRAVRFAAKLDFGIEKHTFQPIRGLAPMLREIPPARLFEECLKLFLSGQGAIAFEMLVDLELFEPLFPASAHALDERPTYTHTLISQALNNTDLRVKQGKPVTPAFLFAALLWPALPARVLHLQNQGVPPIPAMNGAAHDLIAEQCARIAIPKRFTLPIREIWDMQERLPRRSGKRADMLLDNPRFRAGYDFLLLRESAGEETDDLGQWWTDYQDANDSERREMIRELGNRDEGTGAGPRKRKRSGSKRKRGGDEAFE; this is encoded by the coding sequence ATGCTGAAGAAGCTGTTCCAGTCTTTCCGCCCGCCCGTACCGGGCCCGCACCACAGGCGCACCACGCCTGAGGTGATCAACAAGAGCCAGCACTCGCTGCAGCGCCACCAGTTCAGCCGCCATGCGGTGAACATCGTGGAGCGCCTGCAAAGCGCCGGCTACCAGGCTTACCTGGTCGGTGGCTGTGTCCGCGACCTGATGCTGGGCATCACGCCGAAGGACTTCGACGTCGCCACCAGCGCCACCCCCGAACAGGTTCGTGCCGAGTTCCGCAACGCGCGCATCATTGGTCGCCGCTTCAAGCTGGTCCACGTGCATTTTGGCCGTGAGATCATTGAAGTCGCCACCTTCCGCGCCCACCACTCGGAAGACGACCAGGGCGACGCCCACCGTTCGTCGCATAACGCCAGTGGTCGCATCTTGCGAGACAACGTGTACGGCACCCTGGAAGAGGACGCGCAACGCCGCGACTTCACCATCAACGCCCTGTACTACGACCCGGTCAGCGAGCGCATTCTCGATTACGCCAACGGTGTGCACGATGTGCGCAATCGCCTGCTGCGGCTGATTGGCGACCCGACCCACCGTTACCAGGAAGACCCGGTGCGCATGCTGCGTGCGGTGCGCTTTGCCGCCAAGCTCGACTTTGGCATCGAAAAGCACACCTTCCAGCCGATCCGCGGCCTGGCCCCGATGCTGCGCGAGATTCCGCCCGCGCGCCTGTTCGAAGAGTGCCTCAAGCTGTTCCTCAGCGGCCAAGGTGCTATCGCCTTCGAAATGCTGGTCGACCTGGAGTTGTTCGAGCCGCTGTTCCCTGCCAGCGCCCATGCCCTGGACGAGCGCCCAACCTACACCCACACGCTGATCAGCCAGGCGCTGAACAACACCGACCTGCGCGTGAAGCAGGGCAAACCGGTGACGCCGGCCTTCCTGTTCGCTGCACTGCTGTGGCCAGCCCTGCCAGCCCGCGTGCTGCACCTGCAGAACCAGGGTGTGCCGCCGATCCCGGCCATGAACGGTGCGGCTCACGACCTGATCGCCGAGCAATGCGCGCGCATCGCCATTCCCAAGCGTTTTACCCTGCCGATCCGCGAGATCTGGGACATGCAGGAGCGCCTGCCACGCCGCAGCGGCAAGCGCGCCGACATGCTGCTGGACAACCCGCGCTTCCGCGCCGGTTACGACTTCCTGCTGTTGCGCGAAAGCGCTGGGGAAGAAACCGACGACCTCGGCCAGTGGTGGACCGATTACCAGGATGCCAACGACAGCGAGCGCCGCGAGATGATCCGCGAGCTGGGCAACCGTGACGAAGGCACCGGCGCCGGCCCACGCAAACGCAAGCGCAGCGGCAGCAAACGCAAACGCGGTGGCGACGAGGCGTTCGAGTGA
- the folK gene encoding 2-amino-4-hydroxy-6-hydroxymethyldihydropteridine diphosphokinase, with protein MTIRAYVGLGSNLDAPAEQLRSALQALDQVEATRLVAASALYTSDSLLPGQPRYTNAVAALDTTLAPLALLDALQAIENDQGRVRKERWGPRTLDLDILLFGDQVLDEPRLKVPHYHMHARPFVLYPLAELVPGDFRLADGRALAQLLDGCPFVGLERL; from the coding sequence GTGACCATTCGCGCCTATGTAGGCCTGGGCAGCAACCTGGACGCACCTGCCGAGCAGTTGCGTAGCGCCTTGCAGGCGCTCGACCAGGTCGAGGCCACACGCCTGGTAGCGGCCTCGGCACTCTACACCAGCGACTCGCTGCTGCCTGGCCAGCCGCGCTATACCAACGCCGTGGCCGCGCTGGACACAACCTTGGCGCCATTGGCCCTGCTCGATGCCCTGCAGGCCATCGAGAACGACCAGGGTCGCGTGCGCAAGGAACGCTGGGGCCCGCGCACGCTGGACCTGGACATTCTGCTGTTCGGCGACCAGGTACTCGACGAGCCACGCCTGAAAGTGCCGCATTACCACATGCATGCCCGCCCCTTCGTGCTGTACCCGCTGGCCGAACTGGTACCGGGCGACTTCCGCCTGGCCGATGGCCGCGCGCTCGCACAACTGCTCGACGGCTGCCCGTTCGTCGGCCTGGAACGCCTGTAA
- the panB gene encoding 3-methyl-2-oxobutanoate hydroxymethyltransferase, with protein sequence MPEVTLTTLNGLKAKGEKITMLTCYDATFAKAASQAGVEVLLVGDSLGMVLQGHDSTLPVTTADMAYHTACVKRGNDGALILADLPFMAHATPEQAFANSATLMQAGAHMIKIEGAAWLAETIRLLAERGVPVCAHMGLTPQTVNVLGGYKVQGRQEAQARQMRADAIALEQAGAAMLLLECVPSELAAEITNAVGIPVIGIGAGSATDGQVLVLHDMLGLSLSGRVPKFVKNFMQGQPDIHSALVAYVEAVKQVSFPGSEHGFSA encoded by the coding sequence ATGCCTGAAGTAACCCTTACCACCCTCAATGGCCTCAAGGCCAAGGGTGAAAAAATCACCATGCTGACTTGCTACGACGCGACCTTCGCCAAGGCCGCCAGCCAGGCCGGCGTTGAAGTGTTGCTGGTGGGCGACTCACTGGGGATGGTCCTGCAGGGCCACGACAGCACCTTGCCGGTAACCACGGCAGACATGGCCTACCACACCGCCTGCGTCAAACGCGGCAACGACGGTGCGCTGATCCTCGCCGACCTGCCTTTCATGGCGCACGCTACCCCGGAGCAGGCTTTTGCCAACAGCGCCACGCTGATGCAAGCCGGCGCCCACATGATCAAGATCGAAGGCGCAGCCTGGCTTGCCGAAACCATCCGCCTGCTGGCCGAGCGTGGCGTGCCGGTGTGCGCACACATGGGCCTGACCCCGCAAACCGTCAATGTGCTGGGCGGCTACAAAGTGCAAGGCCGCCAGGAAGCCCAGGCCCGGCAGATGCGCGCCGACGCGATTGCCCTGGAGCAGGCCGGTGCGGCCATGCTGCTGCTCGAATGCGTACCCAGCGAACTGGCGGCGGAAATCACCAACGCCGTGGGTATTCCCGTAATCGGTATTGGCGCGGGCAGCGCCACCGATGGCCAGGTACTGGTGCTGCACGACATGCTCGGCTTGTCGCTGAGTGGCCGGGTACCGAAGTTCGTGAAAAACTTCATGCAAGGCCAGCCAGATATCCACAGCGCCCTCGTCGCTTATGTCGAGGCCGTCAAGCAAGTCAGCTTCCCAGGCAGCGAACACGGGTTCAGTGCATGA